In Maridesulfovibrio zosterae DSM 11974, a genomic segment contains:
- a CDS encoding pyridoxal phosphate-dependent aminotransferase has translation MECISKRACEITPFLVMDVLEKAQQMEREGRSIIHMEIGEPDFDTPDCIKKACCEAMDKGETHYTHSLGIPELREAISKYHKDRYNVDVDPDRVIITQGTSPAMLLLFTFILDKGDNVIVSDPCYACYSNFISFAGAEANRITTFEEDGFQYRPEAIKKAINTKTKAILINSPSNPTGTLLSPERMKEIAGMGPWIISDEIYHGLVYGEKEHSILEYTDHAFVLNGFSKLFAMTGWRLGYIISPEKYVRPLQKLCQNFFISANSMAQRAGVAALTESWDDVNRIKNTYDERRKYMLKRLREMGFDIKVEPTGAFYVLVNMKHLAAKFDGSSLKLAFDILEQAGIGVTPGIDFGDGAEGYIRLSYANSIENLAEGMDRLENYVKMNS, from the coding sequence ATGGAATGCATATCTAAAAGAGCATGTGAGATCACCCCCTTTCTGGTGATGGATGTCCTTGAAAAGGCACAGCAGATGGAAAGAGAGGGCCGCAGCATTATCCATATGGAAATAGGTGAGCCTGACTTTGACACTCCGGACTGCATAAAAAAAGCATGCTGTGAAGCTATGGATAAAGGAGAAACCCATTATACACATAGTCTTGGAATACCTGAACTTAGAGAGGCCATCAGCAAATATCACAAAGACAGATATAATGTTGATGTTGATCCGGATCGGGTAATAATCACTCAGGGAACTTCTCCGGCAATGCTACTCCTGTTTACTTTTATTCTGGATAAAGGGGATAATGTCATTGTCTCTGATCCCTGCTATGCCTGTTACAGCAACTTCATTTCTTTTGCCGGAGCAGAAGCCAATCGCATCACCACTTTCGAAGAGGATGGATTTCAATACAGACCTGAAGCAATCAAAAAGGCAATCAATACCAAAACTAAAGCAATCCTGATCAACTCACCTTCCAATCCGACAGGAACCCTTCTTTCACCTGAACGCATGAAGGAGATAGCCGGCATGGGACCGTGGATTATTTCAGACGAAATCTATCACGGGCTTGTATACGGAGAAAAAGAACATTCAATTCTTGAATACACTGACCATGCATTTGTTCTAAACGGGTTCTCAAAATTATTTGCCATGACAGGATGGAGACTTGGGTACATAATATCGCCTGAAAAATATGTACGACCATTGCAAAAACTCTGTCAGAATTTTTTCATATCTGCCAATTCAATGGCTCAACGGGCTGGAGTTGCAGCGCTGACTGAATCTTGGGATGATGTTAATCGCATCAAAAATACTTATGATGAACGCCGTAAATATATGCTCAAACGCCTGCGCGAGATGGGCTTTGATATTAAAGTAGAGCCGACTGGGGCATTCTACGTACTCGTTAACATGAAACATCTCGCTGCAAAGTTTGACGGCAGCTCTCTTAAACTGGCTTTCGATATTCTTGAGCAGGCCGGAATCGGCGTTACTCCCGGTATTGATTTCGGCGATGGTGCTGAAGGATATATCCGGTTATCATATGCAAACTCAATCGAAAACCTTGCCGAAGGAATGGACAGACTGGAAAATTATGTAAAGATGAACAGTTAG
- a CDS encoding chorismate-binding protein — translation MPSIFLNSVSFEKFREIALYFVKNGNADVLLGSPLFPDSCTSYIGLTPTNELILEADIPADEIASAMRSFSFSDANPTIGYFTYECGFALRGVTSRKDRQYPSGHLKKYAAVLTHDASTETMEVVAVEEQSLSDILCLIKKISPVPEVELPDFKPEYISMSLGKESYEKGVAQTLEYIKDGLTYQLNLSTQFTINDINFDPLLWFFTLNKRYPAPYYALFKSCGKLIISTSPELFLKVENGCVRSEPIKGTLRFDEYSDDLIKQLTSSAKEDSELSMIVDLVRNDISRECKYGSVTVEKHKSVFAVDNLLQMYSVVHGELADGKDCIDLFLSAFPGGSITGCPKKSSMELIDMLEPHTRGPFCGSIVMIKGPKDLVSSIAIRTAVYDESENKLTYWAGSGIVIDSDPREEFLETMAKAGKIIDPEGM, via the coding sequence ATGCCTTCGATTTTTTTAAATTCAGTAAGTTTTGAGAAGTTCAGGGAAATTGCACTGTACTTTGTAAAGAATGGTAATGCAGATGTACTGCTTGGATCTCCTCTGTTTCCTGATTCATGCACAAGTTACATAGGCCTTACTCCAACTAACGAATTGATTTTGGAAGCCGATATACCCGCTGATGAGATTGCTTCGGCGATGCGTAGTTTTTCCTTTTCAGATGCAAACCCCACTATCGGTTACTTCACTTATGAATGCGGCTTTGCCCTGCGCGGAGTTACAAGCAGAAAAGATCGACAATATCCTTCCGGTCACTTGAAAAAATATGCTGCTGTACTAACGCATGATGCTTCAACCGAAACAATGGAAGTTGTCGCCGTAGAAGAGCAGTCTCTTTCAGATATTTTATGTCTGATAAAAAAAATATCTCCTGTTCCGGAAGTAGAACTGCCTGATTTTAAACCGGAATATATTAGCATGTCGTTGGGCAAAGAATCCTACGAGAAAGGTGTTGCTCAAACTCTTGAGTATATTAAAGACGGACTGACCTATCAGTTGAATTTATCAACTCAGTTCACAATTAATGATATTAACTTTGATCCGTTGCTCTGGTTCTTCACACTTAATAAGAGATATCCGGCTCCTTATTACGCTTTATTTAAAAGTTGCGGGAAGTTGATAATCTCAACCTCGCCGGAACTTTTTCTGAAGGTGGAAAATGGGTGTGTTCGATCTGAGCCGATTAAAGGAACTCTGCGTTTTGATGAATACAGTGATGATTTGATAAAGCAATTGACATCATCAGCTAAAGAAGATTCAGAGCTTTCCATGATAGTAGATCTTGTACGTAATGATATTTCAAGAGAATGCAAATATGGTTCTGTTACCGTTGAAAAACATAAGTCTGTCTTCGCAGTAGATAACCTCCTTCAGATGTATAGCGTTGTGCATGGTGAGCTTGCTGACGGTAAAGACTGTATTGATTTATTTCTAAGCGCTTTTCCGGGTGGTTCAATTACGGGATGTCCAAAAAAGAGTTCTATGGAGCTTATTGATATGCTGGAGCCTCATACACGGGGGCCATTTTGTGGAAGCATAGTTATGATTAAGGGACCCAAAGATTTAGTCTCATCCATAGCTATCAGGACAGCTGTTTATGATGAATCTGAAAATAAACTTACTTACTGGGCTGGAAGTGGTATTGTCATTGATTCCGATCCGCGAGAAGAGTTTCTGGAGACAATGGCTAAGGCTGGCAAAATTATAGATCCGGAGGGGATGTGA
- a CDS encoding aminodeoxychorismate/anthranilate synthase component II encodes MNNMKILIIDNNDSFTNNLMHLFAKEISSVEILSKSCDHILSQDFQSSELNGYDLLIISPGPGCPADYPGYEAVIKSGKPVLGVCLGMQIINEYCGGKTSRLKGCFHGRTEKISFAGLQLNVARYHSLFCSEIGDGLEVISENNEGIPMAVSHGSLPLLGYQFHPESFLTEQSGVFIKYAFDFFKFSKF; translated from the coding sequence ATGAACAACATGAAAATTCTGATTATAGATAACAATGACAGTTTTACAAACAACCTTATGCACTTGTTTGCTAAGGAGATCAGCAGTGTAGAAATTTTATCCAAATCCTGTGACCATATTCTTTCACAAGATTTTCAGTCATCAGAATTAAACGGGTATGATTTGCTGATTATTTCTCCCGGGCCCGGGTGTCCTGCAGATTATCCAGGATATGAAGCTGTAATCAAGTCCGGTAAACCTGTGCTTGGTGTCTGTCTGGGGATGCAGATAATTAATGAATATTGTGGTGGAAAGACATCTCGGCTGAAAGGCTGTTTTCATGGCAGGACCGAGAAAATCAGTTTTGCAGGATTACAATTAAATGTTGCAAGATATCATTCTCTGTTCTGCTCAGAAATAGGGGATGGACTGGAAGTTATTTCAGAGAATAATGAAGGCATACCTATGGCTGTCAGTCATGGTTCTTTGCCGCTTTTAGGTTATCAGTTTCACCCTGAGTCATTTTTAACTGAGCAGTCCGGAGTATTTATAAAGTATGCCTTCGATTTTTTTAAATTCAGTAAGTTTTGA